ATCGGTTTTTACGGTGGCGCTTTTTTCCTGCTTCCCAACCAGGGGACTTTCCGCGAGGTTTGGGTGGAAGGGCTGGAGTACCAATCACCGCAAAAACTCCACCCATAGCTTGAGCGACTCGTCCAGGAGTCAAATTATCGAGTGACTTCTGCCAAGGTAAAGGATTATCAGTCACGATATCACGGGCTAACCACAATTCCCAAGTCATTAGAGGCATTAGGTCACTCCAGCGCTCACACTGCTTAGGAGTACTTAACTTGGGCGCAGTCCAATGTAAGCGTTGTTTCAAAAAACGATACCAGTGGTCAACGGTAAAGCGACGCAAGTAAAGACACCAAACTTCCTCTAGTGGTGGCATTTCTTCTCCAACCCAAGCTAACCACAAAGGTTTGGACACTCGTTCATTGCCTTGTGCGTCGAGACGTTCAACCCTAATGAGTAACATCGGACGCGCTGCCGCTTTACGAAAATGTAAATTCTTCCAGAGGCTAACCCTTACTCGTTGTAGTTTCGGATCATCCAATTCTAAAACAGATTCTGCATCACTCCATGTCGTGGATTCATTAAGTTTGAATTTAGACCCGTGTTTCTTGGGACGTCCCTTACCCGAATAAGCTTCAGGCTCACCCCATAAACAAAGATTTGAGCGCAATCGTACCAAAATATCTGCGGGAATACTGGCAGTTTTTAAGACAAAAGGCGCACACCCATATTCACTATCCCAAACTGAAATCGCTCTGGTGGGTAAATATTTACACACCTGTTTTAGTTGCCAAATCGCTTTTGAGATTGGACTTTCCCCACTTGTGATCCGTTCATGTCTCAAAGGTAATGCCCAACTACCGGAATCCTCTGGTATCCAAGCAATTGTACTGTATCCTTGACCAATGGTAATCGGTTTATTTCCTGCTATGGATGTGCCACTATGCTCATAAGTTCTCTCTTGCAGTGTTACGGCATCCGGACGCGACCAGTTAGTATGATCTCCAGCCAAAAGTGGACGCCCCTCTACTGGCATTTGTTTGATGTATAACTGCATTAATTTCTGTCGCTGCGGTCGGCTATCTTGTAGCGCCTCATAGATACTTGACCACTTGCGTCTAAATACTGGTGATAAAGATAAGTCGGCTAAGGAGTAAACATTCCGGGTCAGCAATATGGCATCTGTTAATTCAAATGTCGCGTCTTTGGCTCTACCTAAATGTTTGTAAGCTAATTGACGAAACTCTTCAAGTCTGGCACGTTTCATATTGGCAGGTGAGTAATGGTAGTTCGTTATCTCAGCTTCTGCCTTCATGGGGACTGTGTTCAATCAGACTCCCCTTTTTTTCTTGATCATTCCCCATCTAATCTCCAGCGTGTTGATAATGATAATCAAATAAGGGGGGGTGGGAGAGAAACGAGCATTGCTCGTTTCTCTCCCACCCTTTCCATGATTATCATTATTGTTTTATTTTTTAAACATGCATACTACATAATTATTAAAGATTGCGGATGCTTTGAGGCTGACTTCTCGAATATTTTTAACCGCTAATTCCATTTGGTTTGCGTTCTATCATATCGCTTTTAGTCTAAACTCCAGTGATTGATAACAGTCAATACTCCTCCCGTAGCAGTTACAGCCGTAGGTACTTTCTTCAATATTTCTAATTGTTTTTCTCTGGGTGTTTTTTGCAATCGTCTTGATAGATTAATAAGTAATTCTGCTAGTTTACTATATCGATTTGCTCCCATAGTTACAGTAGGTATCATACTCATTGTGAGAGTAAAGCTTGTTAAAATCAGGCTAATAGTTAATTTTTTTGCAAGAAACATTGCAAAACTCCTTTCCTAATTACTAAATCTGTTCTTATCTTAAGTAAGATATTTGTTTTTTTTGCAACATCATATACGTATGAATAAAAAAAATACTTCTTTATGACATGTTTAATTTATCTGAAAAACACAAAAAATACTCATTGGTGACGCTTGATACACAGTGATAATGTTGACACATTTACACAAAAATTCGGAGATAATTGTTCAATGGCTGTAGAGCAATATCGTCTTGTACAACAGCAAAAATTGTAGGGTGGATACTGTCCAACCTACATATGGTTTACAGCCATTTTCAGGTAAATAGACCACAGGGTAGGGGCGCAAGGCCTTGCGCCCCTACGAAGATTTGCTGTAAAAAATCAAATAGAAATACTATATTTTACTAACGGTAAATATACGTTTAACCCTGATAAATAACAAATGACAATTGAGATTAAATTTAGGGAACAGAAATTAAATACTCTGGCCGCAAAATAAAAGTTTATCTCTTTTTAGGCGGCGAAGAATTACGTTGTGGTGGTAAATCAGCTCGCAATTCTTGTCTACCATTAGTGATAATTCGCAACATCTGTTGGAGATCTTGCTCGATATTTTCGAGGACATTATCAGCGTATTCATCAGCGCCATCTTCAATTTCTTGAGCTTGGGCGATCGCCACTTGTCGCATTTCTTCTAATTCTTGCTGACAAGCACGTCGCTTACGGTCAATTTCTATGAGGGTTTCTTGCATCATCCCCTCACATTCTTGTTGCACTTGTCGGCGCAATTGTTCGGCTTCTCGCTCTGCCTGTCTGATAATATCGCTTTCAGCTAAAATTTGCGCTCTTTTGGCTTGAGCTGCTTCTACCACTTGCTGTCCATACTCTTCTGCTTCTAAAAGAATTTCTTCCTTTTGTTCGAGAATAACTGCAGCTTCCTGAAATATCGCTGGCAAAGATACTCTGATAAAATCAAGCTGTTCTAACACCTTGTCTTCATCTACAAGGGTGCGACCAGTTAGGGGAATCCGCAAACCAGAGACAATTATTTCTTCTAGACGGTTGAGTTCTTGCTGAAGATCTAAATTTCCCTCTCCATTGGGATATTCTTCAGGGGAGGGACTACTTCCGTTGAGATTGGGTTCGATATTCGAGGAGAGTTGTGGTTGTAACATTGGTATATTTCTAGGGCAATGTGAGAGGGAACAAGATGATCGACAGAGCCACCAAACCTTGCAATCTCTTTTACCACACTACTACTTAAAAAACTATACTCATTTGATGTTGCCAGAAAAACAGTTTCTATTTGAGTAGACAGCGTTTTATTAGTATGTGCCATTTGTAGTTCGATTTCAAAGTCGGAAACTGCTCTTAAGCCCCGTATCAGCACTTCTGCTTGGCGCATTTGGGCATAATTGACCGTTAGACCATCAAAACTGTCAACTTCGACGTTTGGTAGATGCTCTGTAGCTACACGAATCTGTTCTAGCCTTTGCTGCACAGTAAACAGCGGTGTTTTGTTAGGATTCCGTAATACGGCGACAATGACTGTTTTAAACAGCCGAGAACCACGTTGAATGATGTCAAGGTGTCCCAAGGTAACAGGGTCAAAACTACCAGGATAAACAGCAATCACAATTTTAGATACATCACAGTTATTCACGTGATTATATCTAAACCTGTCTCCAGTCTTGATAAATTTTGACTAAGGATTGAGGAGAGGGGAACGATGGGCTTTTCACTATAAAAAACTCCACCCACAAGGGGATTGGGTATTGGGGCATAGTATATTAGGCATAGCGCAAGAAAAGTCACCCATACCCAATGCCCAATGCCCAATAGTAAGGAGTAATGAGTAATGAGTAATGAGTAATGAGTAAATTAATCCAATCCCCAATCCCCAATGCCCTATGCCCTATGCCCTATGCCCAATGCCCTATGCCCTATCCCCCATAAAAAAAAGACCAGCCTCCCACAGCCGGTCTGGAAAATGTCTTTTCGCGTTGTCTTCTCAATAGAGTAAAATCCAAATTGCGCGCTTCCAAAATGCAACGGGCAACTTTTCTTAATATTGTAACAGCCAACACAGATTTTTTAGCAAAATTTACTAAAACAAGATATTTACCGAAAATTCGGGTCTAGAGCCAAGTCCACAACGACCCCTCAGTCCTACGCTTCCAGGACTGCTTTTTGTACAATAAATGACAAATGACAAAGAGTAATGAGTAATGAGTAATGAGTAATGAGTAATGACCAATAACCAATGACCAATGACAACCGTCAACCGTCAACCGTTAATTGACTGCGGTTTTCCCCACAGGATACGCTCTTGCTTGTAAATGGCGATTCCGGGTTTGGCTCCTTTGGGTTTGTAGACGTGCTTTGGTTGGGTGTAAACTACTGGTACTTGGTCACTCTGACGACCGCGACTGTAGTAAGCTGCAAAGTTAGCGGCAAATTGTAAATCAGATGCTTCGGGAACAGCACCCGGTTCTAGGCGCAGTAGGACATGGCTTCCGGGAATTTCTTGGGCGTGAAACCACAGGTCATAATCGCCGGCGACACGAAATGTCAATTGGTCATTCTGGCGATTGTTGCGACCGATTAATAATTCAAAGCCGCTGGGGGTGCGAGAACGATGATAATTACTACTGGCGGCTTCATTGACACTGCGGTTGCGGTATTCTGGATCTTCGAGATATTTTTGTCCAATCAGCTCATCACGGATTTCTTCGAGGGCTTGCAAATCTTCTGGTGTTTGGTATTTGTCAATCTGGGCGATCGCCGCTTCAACTTGTTCTAAATAGGCAATTTCGGTATTCACTTCCAATAGTAAGGGTTCGACTGCAGCACGGGCGCGTTTTAATTTTTGATGCTGTTTATACATACTTTGGGCATTTTGTACAGCATTTTTATCCGGCTGCAGGGCGATCGCTCTTGGTTTACCTGTGTCAAAGTCAGGGAGGGTAATTTCTTTCATTCCCGGTTCCCAATTTTGCAAGTAAGCCATCAACAAATCAGCTTTTTCGCGATATTCATCCGCTTTATCTGATTGCTGCAAGCGTTCTTCAAAGGTTTTTCCTTTATTTCGTAATTTTACCAGAATATTATTCAGTTTCTGACTTAGCTGATGTCGTAACTGCAAAAATACCTGTTGATTTAGCTCGTCGGTGTAATAGCGGTTGAGTAATTCTTGGATATTTGTCGCATTTTTCACCCCACCCCAACCCATGACAGTGTATCCCTCTGCTGTCCAAGCTGGGTGAAATTTACCTAATTCCAAGACTTGCAGCCATTCTTGCCACTTTTGGAACAGTCTTTCCCAATCGCCAGTGTTCAGGGTATCTGTGGTGGCTTCTGGTGCTAAATTTGCTGCTAGCACCATTAATTCTACTAATGCAGCACTCAAACCGCTATAACTTTTGAGTAACTGACGCTTGATGCTTCCTGGTACTAAGCTTACCCGTTCTTGCCAGCGTTCCTGAGATTCTTGCAAATTAGGAACAGGACCTGTGAGTTTGGGTGGTGTTTCATAGGGTTGTCCGGTTTGGATGGGTCGGACACTAGATTGTTGCTGGCTGACTTGATGGGCTGCGGTGATAATTAAATTGCTAGCGTCGGTGAGAATGACGTTGCTATATTTGCCCATAATTTCCACATATATATGATACAGGGGGCTTTCCCCTGGACGACGGGCAAATTGTAAATCAACAACACGTTCCCACGGTGCGATCGCCTCAATTCCCACCAGCGCTAAACCGCCAAGCTGGTGTATGAGTTGTTGACTGAAAGTGAAAGTATCTGGTATGCGTGGTGGTGGTTCGCCAATACTAATACGAGCAGCTTGGGGGTGCCAAGAAATCTCTAGCCAACCCCGCTGTTTTAAGGTACGTAACGCCACTGCAATAGTATAGCGATCGCGCTGGTAAACCTGTTCTGTCCTTGAGGGTAGCCAATTAGCGCGGATTTCGCTACAAGTAGCTGTCAGGGTCGTAAAGTCAACTGGTTGCACAACAATTAGCCTTGAGGGGGCGAATAGGGGGTAATATCAAATCCGTTTGTATCGGAATTATTCCTCTTTCTCACTCTGCGCCCTCTGCGGTTCTTTAATCATTCAGATGCTACCGGATTTGATACAACACCCATTTTATCGGCTATGTCAGGACAATTGTCGGTAGGGGCGCAAGGCTTTGCGCCCCGGAAGATTATCGAACGACGCCAAAAACCCTGATTTTCCCGTGTTGTCAGGGGTCATACCTACCATTTCGCCATGTCGGTAGGGGCGCAATACTGCTCGGTTAAGCTCAAAAAACTTAAAATTCGTAGGTTGGGTTGAGGAACGTAGGCGCAGCCTTCTCGAAGAGTAACCCAACATGGACGGGGCTTTGTTGGGTTTCGCAGAGCCTCAACCCAACCTACCATTTTCCTTAACCGAGCAGTATTGGGTAGGGGCGCAAGGCTTTGCGCCCCGGAAGATTATGGAACGACGCCAAAAACCCTGATTTTTCCGTGTTGTCAGGGATCATACCTACCATTTTGCCACTCAGTATCCTATGTCACCAAGGGCGCAAGGACTGACGCCCCTAGTGCGAGGTTGATTAACTCAGCAACGCTGGTTCTTTGGTTGCTGGTTCCAAGGGTTGCGCTAACGGTTGCGCCAAGGGTTCCTCTAACAGTTGGGTATACAGTTCATTGAGATGATATGCTACACCATCCCAACTAAATTGCTGGATGACGTGCTTTCTGGCTGCTTTACCCAATTCATCTCGCCATTGGGGATTACTGAGAATGCGGTCAATAGCATGGGAAAACGCAGCTACATCTTTTGGTGGCACCAATAAACCGGTTTTTTCGGAAACTACAGTAAATTGCAGTCCACCAACATCACTTGCTACTACGGGTGTACCACTCGCCATTGCTTCAATTGCTACTAGTCCAAAGGGTTCGTAGTGACTGGGAACGACACAAACATCAGCAGCAGCGTAGTAATTTGGCAGAACGGTTTGACTCAGCTGACCAGGTAAGATGGTAAAGTCGCTCATACCTAATTCTGTGACAATTTGCTCGATGCGATCGCGCTCTTTACCGTCACTGTTTCCTGGGGTACTACCACCACCAATAATTAAGTGCAGTTTATGACAATCATGTAACTTTGATTCGCGCACCGCACGCACCAAAGTTTCTATCCCTTTGCGCCGATCAAAACGCCCTACATATAATACAACTTTGGCTTCTGGATCAATTTTCAACACATCTCTTGCTGTTTCTCGATCCACAGAACCAAAGTGCCTAATATTTGTTCCACAAGGAATAATATCTATACTGCCTTTAGTGGAAACTAGCGACCTCATGTGTTGCTTTTCTTGCGGACTTGTGGCTACAATTCTTTCTGCTGTCTCTAGTACTTCTTTTTCTACTTCTAATCGTTGACTGGCTATTAAAGGTATCGTCTCTATTGTATTGTACTTGACTGCTCCTAAAGAGTGGTATGTATGAACATGCTTGCTACCTTGGATTGCCTTTAACTGCATCCCGACCCAGCTAGAGAGCCAGTAGTTGGTATGAACCAACTGATATGTGATGCCATTTTCTCTTTGGAATTTCAGTAACTGTTCCACAAATTCTGGCAGATATTTAAACCCATTGTCCCGTGGTACAAAGTCCACTGGACCTGCTGTTAAACGAATTGTTCTACATCGTGAGTTATGTTGTACAATCGTTTCTTGGTCAGCGCTCACTCTCCGACTAAACATATCCACTTGCCATCCTAGAGAGGCTAGTGCTTCACCCACTTGACGGACATAAACATTTTGTCCTCCGGCTTCTTCTTTGCCAATTTCAATCGCGGGATCTCCGTGGACAGAAATCAAAGCAATGCGTTTTTCAGTGGTAGAGTTCATAGTTTGTGTGTTGCTGATTGATACAAAGTTTCAGGCGGCTCCAAGTTTGCCTATAGCACTTTTACTTGAATCTTTTAGGAACTTTGTGTAATCTTTATTTTAATTTAATCCGCCAAGGATTGTTATACATCTGCTACCAGAAATAGCCTGTTTTACTACGTATTTATATTTAATTTTTTTATACTTAAATTGCTATATTTATATCTAACTAATGCTTTTGATAGACAAACCCCTATTTAAGGAATTTTTCTATACATCTCAAATCCCAAAAATAGCTGTTAATATCAATTTTTTAGCTAAAAAACAGTAGTATAATAGTGATTTTTAGCTTATTTCTTTTAATTACTTTTACTTAGATTATCCCCTGATAAATTCTCTAATAATTAAGGATTAAACACCTATAATTCAATCTCAAAAATAAATCTGCAAAATCCAAAATTTATAGTATTAATTATCAATCAAATTATGATGTGTCTCTTTATACTATTTTTTTGTTAAATATTGTTCTGTTACATATGATACAGCTTGAGCATATTTGAAATTTTGCGGTGAGGAGTAATAGTTTACATTGTCAAATATTCAGATGGTTTAACCTGGTTTAACCGACAGAGGGGATATAGGTTTTAGTGACACTCCTACACCAATTGCAAGCAATGTGGTGTAGGCTTCCGAGTCCTCTCCGGGGTGAAGCTACGATAACTCTTTAAGATATATAACAGTATATGTATTATTTTTTTTTCAGTCTAATCTGCATTCGTAGAACTTACGCACTGTTGACGAAAAATCAGCCTTTGCGATTACTACCCTACAGAAACGTTTAGTCTGGCGTAATGCGCTGTGAACAGCTAGACAATACTGAAAAATTAAAAATTAAAAATCAAAAAATATTTCTGATTTTTAATTTTTAATGTTTCGCCATCAGAGCTTAATTAGTGGTTTGTGCTGCTAGCATCTGCTTAAGCTTTTCTAATTCAGAAGCCCAACGGGGATCTGGACGAATAGCATCTGAGTCAGAGGTAGTGGTAGTTTCCCGTCCACCACCACCACCACCACCACGTCGGGACTTCTTAGCGCCCTTGTCACGACGACTACCTTCTTTATTGATGTTAGGAGCCGGATTGCTACTAACATGTTGGATAGGCTTAGGCGTTGGCTCTTCGCTTTCCTCACCCTTAGTGCGAGGTAATGCCTTTTCTAACTTGATGGGCGTCTCTTTGAACAGCAGACCATTATACTTTTCAATAATTTCATCTGCTTGTTCATCATTGTTGACCGTCAGAAAGCCGAAACCACGACATTTGCCTGTTTTTCGGTCTTTAATTAGTTTAGTGGTGACAGCATCACCTTCTGCAGCAAAAACTGCTTGCAGTTCTTGACGATCTATTTCTTCTTTGGGCAAATTACCTATGTATAGGCGAATGGACATGAACTATACCTCCAGAGTTGAATGAACATGGCAAGGACAGAAAACATTACTTGGCTTTGGCTTTTAAATAGATGCTATTGACTAAGACTGCCATAAACCAATTTTTTAACTCCAAACTGTCAACCTATACAATACAGTTTTTCGTCGGGATCAAGCTTGTTTAATCCAAAAGCGTACAAAACGCTCAGTTAATACCACCTTAATTCTAAGAATTGTAAATTTAATAGCCTACTGCATACTACAGTAAATGTTTTCTTCTATGCCTTGGTGTGCAGAATAAAATACCATTTCTTACATTATCACGGTATCTTCTACGTAGCTAGTTCAGGGCATACATTTCCGACAAGAGTATGACTGAATAGTAGCATAAAACACTTTTTTTTCTCAACACCAAATATTGGAAACAAAAACCAGCCAGTGGCTGGTTAAATTGCTGCTGTGTTGGCAGGAGAAAAAGGATAGGTTGGCGTAAGCAGCCGAAAAAGTTAACTAAGCTAAGATGCTGAGTTATATCCGGTGCTAAAGTTTGTGTAAATAAATGTAACACTAGACGAAATAATCTGCAATGTTTGTTTACGTTTGACCCTTGTCATTGGTTATTGGTCATTGGTCATTGGTCATTTGTCATTGGTCATTGGTCATTTGTCATTGGTCATTTGTCATCACCCCAATACCCAATCGCCAAACCCCAATACCCAATACCCAAACCCCAAACCCCAAACCCCAATCCCCAAACCCCAATCCCCAACCTAGCCTGTGAGAAAAATGTAAGCGCCCCAAGCCTGTGCTGCAACTGCTAAAATGGTAGACCAGATGGGAAGAGCGCTATGAATGGTATTACCATTTTGCGTTTGCAAAGTTTGGATATCAATCCAGGGGGTTGCGCCGCGTCGAAACCAACCTGTGACGGTAATGTGGCGACCTATCCAGTCTTGGGGATTGATTGATGGTGTAAGTCCGGGAATGTGGTGCAATTTCACTAATCCGATGTGGGATTGTAGGATTAAGTCTTGTCCTAGGCAGTTGCTAGTACCCTGACGGCCTAATAGTTTACCAACAAAACGCACATTGATGCTGTCTATGGGGATGGCCGATGGGTTGGCTAACAAATTGGGTAGGCGATCGTCTGTTTGTACAGTAGCAGGTTTGATATCAGGAAATAAAGCATTCATGCGGATGATCATCCCGATGCTCAAACCAATTAGCAGACAACCTGTAACGAAAGACCAATCTTGGTAGATCCATTTTAGGTTCAACAACTTGAGTGCAAAGGCAATTTGCCAAGTTAACCAGATCAGACCGGCAAACACCAAACCCAGGGGAATACCTAAAAAGGGAGCCATTTGTAACAAGAAGGACTGATGTTTACCCTTTAAAGATTGTTCATTCGTCAGATGTAGTTCGGGTTCTAAATGCCAGTGACGGGCAATTTTGCACAGACGTTGGATGCGATCGCCGATTAAAGGATGGCTGTTGTTGATTGTAAACCATCGGCGATAGGGATTGAAATTATCCCACATCAAGAACGATTCAAAGGATATATGTCCGGCAATACTACCCAAAGAGATACTCTGTTGATAACTTACAGGTGCCAGGAGGTTCAAGCTTTCCAACTGCCAACTGGTGTGTTCTTGTTTGGTAATATCACCAGCAATCCCAATGGCAATTTTGAGTAAAGCCCTGGTCAGAGCATTGGGATTACCAGTTATTTCGGCTGCGGTGCGATCGCTATAGTAAACGCGCAACCTCGACAACCACAAACCAGGTCCACTCAGCAAACACCAAACTCCATAAACAATAATAGCCCAAATTGTGAACGGCATTCGCCAAATTCCTTGTGAGTTGCGATTCCCCCACTCCGACACTTGCTGATATAGCCTGTATACGGGTAGTGTCAGCAACAGCAACAGAGACATCACCACAAAATCTCTGTGGACAATATGCCCTACCTGGGTAGCATAAATTATGGCAATTTCATCATCCGCCAGTTGCTCTAATAGCCCCTGACTGACGACAATTCGCGCATTGCGGGCTAAATTACCATAGGTCAAAGCCACTGGTGCAGCGATGGGCAAAATTCGGAGTTTGGGTAATGGCCAGCCTCGCTGTTGACAACAACGTTGTAGCATCCGCACGGTTTCGCGACTGTAGCCATTTAAGATTTCTTTGGGCAATTCTCGTTGACCATAAAAGTTTGTCAATAGCCAGTCGAGTAACCAGGGTGACAAGGCCAGTCCGATGACTAATATTAGTAACAAAAATTGGCTCGGATCGCGGTATAAAAGTTGTAATGGCTCCAGATATGGTAATGTGATTAAAGTCTGGTTAATTAATCCCAAGGCGAACTTGACCATTTCTCGGATCACCCAAAACAGGGCGATAAAGGTTCCAGCAGTCAGCAACCGCAAGGGTAGTAACTTAAACTTTTGCAACGGTTGCCATACCTTAGCCCTGGCTGCATGTCGCCAATAAATGCTCTGTGCTTTAGGTTGCGGATGACTTAATGATACTATCAAGCCACTACCAGAAATAGTAGGTGCTGAATCTCGGAAATTTTGCCAGATGGCTGTTGGCAGAGCAGAGGAACTCACGGGGGTTGTAGCTGGTTCAGTTTTATTTTTGACACCATGAGATACCGTAGCAGGACTTGCGGGTGTAACTATGGTATCTTGTGACAACTGTGGTGATGCAGCAGTAACTGGCACAGGTTTTTTTTGTGCATCATCAAAAGGGACAAATCCAGTTGCCAAATTTTCGGATTTTGATGCTGTATTATGATGTTTTTGGCGTTTGGTCAAGTGTTCAAGAGCGCGTTGTGCCCACTCTTGCACTTGCGGATTGTGACTCTCAATCAGATTTTGACACAGGGCGATCGCCTTGGGAGCTTCGCCACTGCGAGCATAAGCCATCACTAAACCAACCTGTGCCTGCAAAGTAGCGTTACTATTACCCTGACTGCTAGCAACAGGTTCGAGATGAGCGATCGCTGTTTGATAATTTCCCTGCTTGAGAGCAACTAAACCAGCCTCCAAAGACATTTTGGCATGTGAAGGCATACAGATTCAACCACTGTTTTAACTGATGACTGATAACGTTTGACGGTTGACCAATGACAAATGACCAAATGTCAAATGTCAAATGTCAAATGTCAATGAGTAATGAGTAATGAGTAATGAGTAATGAGTAATGAGTAATGAGTAATGAGTAATGAGTAATGAGTAATGACCCATGACCCATGACCCATGACCCATGACCAATGACCAATGACAAATGACAAATGACCAATGACAAATGACAAATGACAAATGACAAATGACCAATGACCAATGACCAATGACCAATGACCAATGACCAATGACCAATGTCAACCGTCAACTGGTTGTTGACTAGAAAATACTGGCGCGGTAGCGCTTAACTTTAATTCTGGATGGTCTCCCTGTAACTGTTGACAATTCCATTCATTACGGAATAGCAACACTGGGCGTCCCATGCTGTCTTTGACTGAAGTGGTGTTGAATATACGTCCCACCTTGTTCAAAGCTTCCCAACCACCTTCTACCCAACGAGCGACGCTATAGGGCAACGATTCTAGCAGGGTTTCCACGCCATACTCATTTTGTAAGCGAAACTGCACCACTTCAAATTGCAGTTGACCCACAGCAGCCAGAATTGGATCGCGCTTGGCTTCATCGGTTGAGTACATAATTTGTACAGCACCTTCTTCGCGCAATTCCGAAATTCCTTTTTGAAATTGCTTGAATTTAGATGGGTTAGGGTTTCTGAGAGTCGCAAACAGTTCTGGGGAGAAATAGGGAATTCCTTCATATTCCAGTTTTTGTCCCGTGTAAATGGTATCGCCGATCGCAAACACGCCGGGATTGTTCAAACCAATCACATCGCCAGGATAAG
The Gloeotrichia echinulata CP02 DNA segment above includes these coding regions:
- a CDS encoding zinc metalloprotease HtpX, giving the protein MPSHAKMSLEAGLVALKQGNYQTAIAHLEPVASSQGNSNATLQAQVGLVMAYARSGEAPKAIALCQNLIESHNPQVQEWAQRALEHLTKRQKHHNTASKSENLATGFVPFDDAQKKPVPVTAASPQLSQDTIVTPASPATVSHGVKNKTEPATTPVSSSALPTAIWQNFRDSAPTISGSGLIVSLSHPQPKAQSIYWRHAARAKVWQPLQKFKLLPLRLLTAGTFIALFWVIREMVKFALGLINQTLITLPYLEPLQLLYRDPSQFLLLILVIGLALSPWLLDWLLTNFYGQRELPKEILNGYSRETVRMLQRCCQQRGWPLPKLRILPIAAPVALTYGNLARNARIVVSQGLLEQLADDEIAIIYATQVGHIVHRDFVVMSLLLLLTLPVYRLYQQVSEWGNRNSQGIWRMPFTIWAIIVYGVWCLLSGPGLWLSRLRVYYSDRTAAEITGNPNALTRALLKIAIGIAGDITKQEHTSWQLESLNLLAPVSYQQSISLGSIAGHISFESFLMWDNFNPYRRWFTINNSHPLIGDRIQRLCKIARHWHLEPELHLTNEQSLKGKHQSFLLQMAPFLGIPLGLVFAGLIWLTWQIAFALKLLNLKWIYQDWSFVTGCLLIGLSIGMIIRMNALFPDIKPATVQTDDRLPNLLANPSAIPIDSINVRFVGKLLGRQGTSNCLGQDLILQSHIGLVKLHHIPGLTPSINPQDWIGRHITVTGWFRRGATPWIDIQTLQTQNGNTIHSALPIWSTILAVAAQAWGAYIFLTG